The window GTCCGTCCGAAGCGACGATGTCAAGGAGGAAAgtcatctgctccaggatgccatcgtcgcccgCGCCTCCAAAGACGGTGCACGCACCCAGGCAATGAATAGCCGCTGCCTTGATGGAGGCAGCAGATGAGTCGCGAATGGTGCGCGTGAGCTGCGGCTCCATATTTTCATAGATGGTGTCATCCAACGCCGTGATGGCCAGCAGTTCGATCGCACGCAGCGCCTGGGTCGTTTCGCGCACGCTAGTCTCCGAGCGCACACTCTTTGCAAACGCACTCAGCAAGTCCCCGGTATAGGCCCgagtttcttcttcggcatgGTGGTACTTGGTTAGACGGCAGAAGGCCGTCAGGGCTTCTTCGCGGCCCTGCACGCTGCTGCGCTTGCGATCGAGGATCTCCTGGATGCGatcgcccagctcctgggGCCAGTCGTCATTATCCTGCTCGGGGTTTTCATCGTCCAAGGAGCCGATGCTGCGCACACACTTCGAGTCAGCTTGAGGTCAAGAATTTATTCCCAATGACATCATCCCGCCACGAAGTGGGACTGAGACCGACCATGAAGATAGCCGGGAATGTGGAAAGAACCTTACCTCATAGCGGTGTCGTCAGAAAGGAAGCCCGAGTCCTCCTCGTCAGATGGAGCTCTGCTTGCGTTGCGCGAAGTATCGCGCGAGGTCGGCTTCGAGTTGTTGCGTGAATTATTGCGCGATGCTTCACGGGAGGCGGCTTTGCGCGAGACAGTCTTGCCGCTCTCGAAGAtttggcggcggaggtcAGGCATATTTGAGAGAGGGATAAAAGTATTTCAAAGGGTAAATGAGATAAAAGAAATCTCTTGCCGAGACTCTGCCTCGAGAGATGGCGGgtaagaaagaaagaggtGGGAGTGGACGATATGGTAGTTGGTAATCGATCAGGTGGGCTACCCTATTGGAATGGGAAGATAGTGAGGCGTAATTGAAGAATCCAGAGAGAGGAAATGAACATAATGATTCTGGAGCAGCATGGGAGTGAACGGCAGCCGGAaagatggtggaagaaggaggaggagaagaagtagTGAAGaaaagctggaggagctgcacCCCGATCTTAGTAAGGGAAAGTGCCCGACCCAAACGCAGCGACTTGACCCGATCGGAGACCGAGCACCATGGTCAGAGTCAACTGACTAGGCGGTATCGATGTAGACAGGAATCATAATCATGGGAAATGTTGACCGCTACTGCGGGGTCCCGATATTCGATTACATAGGTCGTTTAGGGCATGTCTTACTGGCTCAACTATCGCTGCTGCACCTCCAGTTCGAGAATCCGCCGCGCTTTGCTCCCTTCCAGGTACTCACGCCCTTCTTGGcgatcttcctcgtcctctccatcatccccaacTTCAAGATCCACCTGCAGACTAGCCTCGTAGGCGCCCATGACGGTGCCCTCCTCCACGCGCACCCCGCCCTGCACCAGCACCTGGATGCACTGCGCCAACCGCGCGATTTCCCGCCGGGTCTGCGGTGCAATCTCGTCGTTTTGGCTGGAGTAGATCGAGCTGGacaccatctcctccatgcGCGTAATCGAGACATTCTCCGTAGTCGATGACGCAGCCGCCGCCCCGTCGGTATGCTTTGAGATCCAAATGTACCCGTTCACCCCGAGAATGATATCCacctcgccgccgccgttggCCGTGTCCGCCGTCCACACTTGTCGTCGTGACCGTACCACACCTCCCGCGCCCCCAGGATTGGCGCCTGCCCCggaagacccagacccaACTCCGCCTTTGACGTtggagctggatgcgccGCTTCCTCCCGTGCCCGCCACCGCGAGGAAAACGCCATTCCGGAGTTTCCCGTACTTCAGAGATCGGGTATGTAACGAGGCCGACCCGTCCTGATGCACACTCTGTACTTCTGCAACCACGAGATCGCCCTCGCTGAAAAAACTCCGGATCTGAAGCTCGTCGGCGCTCGTTCGGCGTCGCAGGATCCCACCGGGCAGATTTATGGCGGAAAGAGGGAGCTGTGCCAGCAGCGGTGCGGCCACATCCACTTTCCACCGCCGCGACTGGACCTCGACAATGCGTCCCACGACCAAATCGCCGATCTCGGGCGTGTAGCGAGCGCGCAGGGGGTGGACGGAAAGGAGCTTGTTGGTTTTGTGGACTGTGCCTGCTACTGTAGCAATAATGGATGTTGAGAGAGGATTGATATATGTGCCGTGACCTCTGCAAAGTAGTTGGTTAGCTTTGTTTGCAGGGTTCTTCTGACAGTCCCGCTGAAGAGACAAAGTGGGCACCTACCTCATCCATTGTGGATCATCTGTGACGACTTCACCCGGTGTGACAACCCCAGTCCCAATCTTGCCTCCTAGGCGTGGTCGCTTGTGAGGTCGCGAGCCGGTGCCGGTCATGTCGATGTCCTCATCTGAGTCCACCGACATTGAGTCATCTGACTCGGCGTGATAGGGCGGGCGGTGACCGAGGTCATCGACCACTGGGGGTAAGATCGTAATGGCCATGGTGTCGTGGGAGTGCTGGAGAAGACAGTCGAGAGCAATAATTCATGGCGAGACTTTCTGGTCGTGGTCACGTGATCAAGTCCACTTGCCCAACCGGGGTTTCTCTGGATCACTTCTTAACTAGTATTATTGTGAGACGATGTTTGTTATCAGGAGCCTAATAGGCAGCAATCGAGATCAATTGCCTACATAGTCACACGTCGACTTCCATTGAGTCACTAGGCGCATTCGTGCGGTCATACCGTGGGTTTCAAGATATCCAAGAACCCACAAAAACGCCTCCGTATAATGCCAATATCAGGATCCCAGTGCAAACCCATTGGAAGCAACGCCGGTGGTAATACATGATAGAAACAACCCCCAATCTCCCCCTCATGTCTTTTTAGCATTGCTTTTAGGGGTCGACGTAggctcttctttcttcttcttcgaaCGACTGCTGCCACCCTTGGGCCGATAGCCAGCGTCCTCTTCTCGCTTTCGCTTGTTCTTCGGGGTAGGGTGTGCATCTGtcccatcttcatccatctcctcatccttacgcgcctgcgccgtggcCCGTTTGGCGGCAGCCCGCTGGTTCGAGGGTCGTGATGTGGACTTCTCCGACGCAGCCTCGTTATCTTGTAATGTCTGAGGCTGATTGCGGCGCAGCCAATTGTAGACCGATGCCGGGTTTCGATTGTTCGCATCTCGCTCACGTTCTGCAAAAGTGGGCGGATCGGGCATACGTTCGACCTGCGCGGCTGCtgcctcgtcgccgagcttGGCATCCAGAGTCAGGTAGTACTCGGTTTCATGTTCCGGTGTGAGATATCCGAGTCTGCGCTCGGTGGCGTGGTCAGCTCCCTTGGCCAGTTCTGTTGGTAGCGGCGCCGTGTGGGGGACTTGAGAGAGAGTGGTGTATTGCAAAGCCGGGACGAACGACTTGTTGCGTTTGATGCTTTCTTCGACCATCCGGTACGCGCTAGCCGTGATCGTGCCTGTGGTCACCCccgccttggcctccttcagTGCCGTCCGGGCAAGAGTCGCATCATTGACCAAGGGTGCAATCTCTTGCTCGGATATCGGCAGGTAGGGTGTATCATCCGGCATGTTCAAGTCGTATCGCAAAGCCGGAGAGACGTGAATGCTGTCATTGAACTCGAGCAAGACTTCAAGCAATTGACTAAGAAAATTCAGCAGTCAATTTCGGCCCAACAACGATAGAGATGAGGAATGGCTTACTCGTTCTGTTCCCGGATGCGCTTCGACAGGTCTTCGATGCGCAGCTCTTCGCGGATGAGTGTCTCACTCTCGCGTGTCGCGGCGTCAAACTTGACCTTGAGCTTTGCATATTTTTTCCTGGATACAGACATCAGCAATTTCCCTTTGTGAGATCTCCGGGTGAGGTCGCACTTGAAAGACTTAACCGTCTGTTTGGCAGGGGCAGGAGCCGGGGGAGCATCTGGGAGGCTCTCCGCCATGGACCGAGCATCACTGGCCTCCTGTGCCATGGTAGATATGGAGATATAAAAATCGGTGTCTCCTGCACGACCGAGACAGAAGAGGGTAAAGGGAGTCGGtcgatgaagaaagaggaTCAGGTCGCCCTGCGCGAGGCGTGATCGGCCAAGTCACGGGTTGCGCTTAAGGGCCGCCCGGGCCACCGTAAAAAATATTTCCTGGCAGTACTTACTGGCTTGCTTTTGCCCATACAGACTACCATCTACGCTGCACTTAACCACTGTCAAGATGGCGGAAATCACCGAcagcagccagaagaagcgcaagctgCACGACGGCCCGGAACTCGAAATCGATGTCTCGGCGCCAGAACCGCCGTCCAAGAAGGCTCTGCGCAAagcgaagaaaaaggccaCCGACGGGCCCGACACCTCCGACAAACCCAAGACCGGCAAAGATGAGGCTGGCGAAACCAGTGAACCCCAGGTGGCCCCTGCCAAGGACCAGCGCTCGGAGTATGGGATCTGGATCGGCAatttggccttctcgacgaCCAAGGACGATCTCCGCATTTTTTTCACCAGCAAttgctccttctccgacacGACAATCACCCGAATCCATCTACCGAAAGGCCAAGAGAAATATGGAAAGACGCAAAATAAAGGATTTGCCTACGTCGATTTTTCTACACAGAAGGCACTCCAAGAGGCATTGGGTCTGAGCGAGCAGCTCCTCACCGGTCGTCCCGTGCTGATCAAGAATGCCAAAAGCTTCGAGAGTCGGCCCGCAAAGACCCAGGATCAAGGAGATGCCACGAATTCGGGTTCCAAGTCCGGCCACCCTCCGTCGAAACGAATCTTCGTGGGCAATTTGGCTTTCGACGTCACGAAAGAGGCTCTCGAGGAGCATTTTGCCCAGTGCGGAACGGTGGCCAATGTTCACATGGCGACTTTTCAGGACACCGGCAAGTGCAAGGGATATGGTTGGGTGGTTTTTGAAGAATTGCCTGCTGCTGAAGCGGCTGTGAGGGGGTTTGCCTTGATTaccgaggaagatgaggatgaggaagaagagacggatTCGAGTGACTCTGACGCAGCAAAGCAGAAGAACCGGAAATCCAAGAAGCCCCGGC of the Penicillium psychrofluorescens genome assembly, chromosome: 1 genome contains:
- a CDS encoding uncharacterized protein (ID:PFLUO_000793-T1.cds;~source:funannotate), encoding MAITILPPVVDDLGHRPPYHAESDDSMSVDSDEDIDMTGTGSRPHKRPRLGGKIGTGVVTPGEVVTDDPQWMRGHGTYINPLSTSIIATVAGTVHKTNKLLSVHPLRARYTPEIGDLVVGRIVEVQSRRWKVDVAAPLLAQLPLSAINLPGGILRRRTSADELQIRSFFSEGDLVVAEVQSVHQDGSASLHTRSLKYGKLRNGVFLAVAGTGGSGASSSNVKGGVGSGSSGAGANPGGAGGVVRSRRQVWTADTANGGGEVDIILGVNGYIWISKHTDGAAAASSTTENVSITRMEEMVSSSIYSSQNDEIAPQTRREIARLAQCIQVLVQGGVRVEEGTVMGAYEASLQVDLEVGDDGEDEEDRQEGREYLEGSKARRILELEVQQR
- a CDS encoding uncharacterized protein (ID:PFLUO_000794-T1.cds;~source:funannotate), which gives rise to MAQEASDARSMAESLPDAPPAPAPAKQTVKSFKKKYAKLKVKFDAATRESETLIREELRIEDLSKRIREQNDQLLEVLLEFNDSIHVSPALRYDLNMPDDTPYLPISEQEIAPLVNDATLARTALKEAKAGVTTGTITASAYRMVEESIKRNKSFVPALQYTTLSQVPHTAPLPTELAKGADHATERRLGYLTPEHETEYYLTLDAKLGDEAAAAQVERMPDPPTFAERERDANNRNPASVYNWLRRNQPQTLQDNEAASEKSTSRPSNQRAAAKRATAQARKDEEMDEDGTDAHPTPKNKRKREEDAGYRPKGGSSRSKKKKEEPTSTPKSNAKKT
- a CDS encoding uncharacterized protein (ID:PFLUO_000795-T1.cds;~source:funannotate) — its product is MAEITDSSQKKRKLHDGPELEIDVSAPEPPSKKALRKAKKKATDGPDTSDKPKTGKDEAGETSEPQVAPAKDQRSEYGIWIGNLAFSTTKDDLRIFFTSNCSFSDTTITRIHLPKGQEKYGKTQNKGFAYVDFSTQKALQEALGLSEQLLTGRPVLIKNAKSFESRPAKTQDQGDATNSGSKSGHPPSKRIFVGNLAFDVTKEALEEHFAQCGTVANVHMATFQDTGKCKGYGWVVFEELPAAEAAVRGFALITEEDEDEEEETDSSDSDAAKQKNRKSKKPRQRRVWVNQLMGRRMRAEFAEDATTRYKKRFGKDGEGRKDAVTEEGADASGDRPRIKKAKKPFEETRYSEETVQRLSGAIVEAQGKKISFD